In one Arenibacter antarcticus genomic region, the following are encoded:
- a CDS encoding S9 family peptidase, producing the protein MNLFLVESVVNAQNPEESVFHINRGKTLDWISYKSHDDALQRIISNEAFYHLEKRKEVIDGLRTKLDWLSYRDSIKIILNSPLSKFAKTPLNPQLTGVVDREDFRVEKIIFESHPGFYVTASLFLPNQRQDPAPAIIYTSGHTSLGFRSEGYQHVILNLVSKGFIVLAYDPIGQGERLQYHDAKSGNSTIGGPTKEHSYAGAQTLLWGASLSDYFIWDGIRAVDYLYTRPEVDVTRIGITGRSGGGTQTAMIAACDERIYAAAPEAFITNYKRLLQSSGIQDAEQNLYHGISKGIDHPDFLHVRMPKPSLIITTINDFFSIQGARETFSEVKKSYTALGKEDNIQMVEDMGKHESTKLNRMAMYGFFQNHLSLPGDTDDIEIEPFPVEALWSTQTGQTSSSLSGKTVFNLNMEYFGGKSTLKPLLSEHRIELSGIKLDRNLSAAVFTGKIERNGIEVEKYFLENTKGDYALPVYMATNGNSKADKVLLWLHPKGKEIILESKYINEILDQGYTVVSADLPGMGELHNPDFSGDGIIQQVPFNYLFGANLVGKSIAGIQAESIDLLVQFIHGDPPNKMRKFHALIENATSSSFLHYIALNNPFDRSVVYNPYVSDSEYITKEYYNPEEAFISVPGSLPYYNLLNLVELHPKDSLKLINSTLSDRTVDELIDFLAK; encoded by the coding sequence TTGAACCTTTTTTTAGTTGAAAGTGTTGTAAACGCCCAAAATCCTGAGGAGTCTGTTTTTCATATAAACCGGGGTAAGACCCTCGATTGGATTTCTTATAAATCACATGATGATGCCCTACAACGGATAATCAGTAATGAGGCATTTTATCACCTGGAAAAGAGGAAAGAAGTCATTGATGGTTTAAGAACAAAATTAGATTGGCTATCGTATAGGGATAGCATAAAAATTATATTAAATTCTCCCCTTTCCAAATTTGCAAAAACGCCACTTAATCCGCAGCTTACTGGAGTTGTAGATCGCGAAGATTTTAGGGTTGAAAAAATTATTTTTGAATCCCATCCAGGATTTTATGTTACAGCCAGTTTATTTCTTCCAAACCAGAGACAGGACCCTGCTCCCGCTATTATTTATACTTCTGGACATACTAGCCTTGGCTTCAGAAGTGAAGGCTATCAACATGTTATTTTAAACCTGGTATCTAAAGGCTTTATTGTATTGGCGTATGATCCTATTGGGCAAGGAGAAAGACTGCAATACCATGATGCAAAATCAGGTAATTCCACGATAGGAGGTCCTACAAAGGAGCATTCTTATGCGGGTGCCCAAACCCTGTTATGGGGAGCCTCATTATCGGATTATTTTATATGGGATGGGATAAGGGCAGTGGATTACCTTTATACACGGCCTGAAGTTGATGTAACACGTATTGGAATCACGGGAAGATCTGGGGGAGGCACACAAACAGCTATGATCGCTGCTTGCGACGAGCGCATTTATGCAGCGGCTCCTGAAGCCTTTATTACAAATTATAAGAGGCTATTACAGTCTTCAGGAATTCAGGATGCAGAGCAGAATTTGTATCATGGTATCTCTAAAGGAATTGATCACCCTGATTTTTTACATGTCCGGATGCCCAAGCCCAGCCTGATCATCACTACAATTAATGATTTTTTCAGTATTCAAGGAGCACGTGAAACATTTTCCGAAGTAAAAAAATCATATACAGCACTTGGAAAAGAGGATAATATTCAGATGGTCGAAGACATGGGGAAGCATGAATCCACCAAATTAAACAGGATGGCCATGTATGGTTTTTTTCAAAATCATTTATCCCTGCCCGGTGATACTGATGATATTGAAATTGAGCCTTTCCCGGTTGAAGCCCTTTGGTCAACGCAAACCGGTCAAACTTCTTCTTCTTTAAGTGGGAAAACAGTTTTTAACTTAAACATGGAATATTTTGGAGGGAAAAGCACTCTAAAACCTTTGTTATCTGAACATCGTATTGAACTGTCGGGAATTAAACTCGACCGCAATTTATCAGCTGCTGTATTTACGGGAAAGATTGAAAGAAATGGAATTGAAGTTGAGAAGTATTTTCTGGAAAACACAAAAGGGGACTATGCTTTACCTGTGTATATGGCTACAAATGGGAATTCCAAAGCTGATAAAGTGCTATTGTGGCTGCATCCCAAGGGAAAGGAAATTATATTGGAGAGTAAATATATAAATGAAATTTTGGACCAGGGGTATACGGTTGTTTCTGCCGACCTTCCAGGGATGGGAGAACTGCATAACCCTGACTTTTCTGGAGATGGAATTATCCAACAAGTCCCATTTAATTATCTGTTCGGTGCTAACTTAGTAGGTAAAAGCATAGCAGGTATTCAGGCTGAATCCATAGATTTACTAGTCCAGTTCATTCATGGTGATCCCCCAAATAAAATGAGGAAGTTCCACGCCTTGATAGAAAACGCAACAAGTTCTAGCTTCCTGCATTATATAGCACTTAATAATCCTTTTGACAGATCGGTAGTATATAACCCATACGTATCGGATTCAGAATATATAACAAAGGAATATTACAATCCGGAGGAGGCTTTTATTAGTGTTCCGGGAAGCTTGCCGTATTACAATCTGCTCAACCTTGTGGAACTACATCCAAAAGATTCTTTAAAATTGATTAACAGCACTTTATCTGACCGAACAGTAGATGAACTAATAGACTTTTTAGCGAAATAA
- a CDS encoding glycoside hydrolase family 16 protein, with translation MSKPFFLLCMVFLQAHFPLPLGAQGFFDDFKATELDTEKWNILNTKWGENVSKESHGGVVPENVYLQDGNLVIRGLGDHYTGNIKGHGQNTKVGGAISTKKKFASGSYEVRAKICPQPGALSAFWTYYYENEEYNHEIDFEFPGRNQYPYKPEDSDLNWGLLSNWRGVADEHQNTADIYIGDQTDGEFHLYRFDWYAGSEGEQPRIEWYYDNKLIHQSYEHIPDHAAEFSVGIWFPWWISKSDFDIDYMYIDWVKIIPFD, from the coding sequence ATGTCCAAACCATTTTTTCTTTTATGTATGGTCTTCTTACAAGCCCATTTTCCCCTCCCTTTAGGTGCCCAGGGTTTTTTTGATGATTTTAAAGCCACAGAGCTAGATACCGAGAAATGGAATATCCTTAACACAAAGTGGGGCGAAAATGTCTCAAAGGAATCACATGGTGGGGTTGTTCCCGAAAATGTGTATCTCCAAGATGGGAATCTAGTGATCCGGGGATTGGGAGACCACTATACAGGGAATATTAAAGGGCATGGACAAAACACTAAAGTAGGCGGTGCAATTAGTACGAAGAAAAAATTTGCTTCCGGAAGTTATGAAGTCAGGGCAAAAATTTGTCCCCAACCGGGAGCCTTATCTGCATTTTGGACCTATTATTATGAAAACGAGGAGTACAATCACGAGATCGATTTTGAGTTTCCCGGACGTAACCAATATCCCTATAAACCGGAAGATTCCGATTTAAATTGGGGGCTTTTGTCTAACTGGCGCGGAGTTGCCGATGAACATCAAAACACCGCCGACATTTATATTGGCGATCAAACCGACGGCGAGTTCCACCTCTACCGATTTGACTGGTATGCCGGATCTGAAGGGGAACAACCTAGGATAGAATGGTATTATGACAATAAACTGATCCATCAATCCTATGAACATATTCCAGACCATGCCGCTGAGTTTTCAGTAGGTATCTGGTTTCCGTGGTGGATATCCAAGAGCGATTTTGATATCGATTATATGTATATAGATTGGGTGAAAATTATTCCATTCGATTAA
- a CDS encoding FRG domain-containing protein, which translates to MADFELFEPKNWLELQAFLFKEKDDKIDRFRSPYAYRGVYNAQFGLETSLQRLGRTPSKVEGTMIRNFKKYSPINTLIDDYNNLWNWISLGQHHGLPTRLIDWTHSPNVALHFLTEDMGTYNVDGAIWMVNYVALREHLPEELKTPILSKDIFYFSSMELKQTIGNSLEELYEFSSRNTNTMVFFEPPSLDDRIINQFALFSFMLDPDSSPLEWLKNHPKYLKKVIIPSELKWEIRDKLDQANITERIIYPGLEGISKWLKRWYSDKNNINP; encoded by the coding sequence ATGGCAGATTTCGAGTTATTTGAACCTAAGAATTGGTTAGAACTACAAGCATTTCTATTCAAGGAAAAAGACGATAAAATCGACAGGTTTCGATCTCCGTATGCGTATAGGGGCGTCTATAATGCCCAATTTGGATTAGAGACAAGTCTGCAAAGATTGGGAAGAACGCCTTCTAAGGTAGAAGGTACAATGATCAGAAACTTTAAGAAGTACTCGCCTATAAATACCTTGATCGATGATTATAACAACCTTTGGAACTGGATTTCCTTGGGGCAACACCACGGACTTCCTACAAGACTTATAGACTGGACCCATTCCCCAAATGTTGCACTACATTTTTTAACAGAGGACATGGGAACTTATAATGTGGACGGTGCCATATGGATGGTAAACTATGTCGCACTTAGAGAGCATCTGCCAGAGGAGCTAAAAACACCCATTTTGAGTAAAGATATCTTCTATTTTAGCTCAATGGAACTGAAACAGACCATAGGAAATTCCCTAGAGGAACTTTATGAATTTTCGAGTAGGAATACAAATACCATGGTGTTTTTTGAGCCACCCTCGCTAGACGATCGCATAATAAACCAATTTGCACTTTTTTCGTTTATGCTAGATCCTGATTCCAGTCCATTGGAGTGGCTTAAAAATCATCCCAAATATTTAAAAAAGGTAATTATTCCATCAGAATTAAAGTGGGAAATAAGAGATAAACTCGATCAAGCAAATATTACGGAAAGGATCATTTACCCCGGTTTGGAAGGTATTTCTAAATGGTTGAAAAGGTGGTATAGCGATAAGAACAACATCAACCCATAA
- a CDS encoding ABC transporter permease, with translation MFKGVKEFFIEIGDLSYFAARFFREALKPPFEFKELLRQCYQMGNRSLFLVGITGFIIGLVLTLQTRPTLIQFGAVSWMPNMVGISIVREVGPVITALICAGRIASGIGAELGSMRVTEQIDAMEVSGTNPFKYLVVTRILATTLMLPLLVVFGDVLALYGSALLENIKGGVSFQLYFNTVFNALSFSDLVPATIKSVFFGFIIGLVGCYKGYYCKKGTAGVGVAANTAVVMASLLLFFVDFIAVIIADIFYEL, from the coding sequence ATGTTTAAAGGCGTTAAAGAATTTTTTATAGAGATCGGTGATCTCTCTTATTTTGCAGCCCGGTTTTTTAGGGAGGCCCTAAAGCCCCCTTTTGAATTTAAAGAGTTGTTGCGTCAATGTTATCAGATGGGGAACCGTTCCTTGTTCTTGGTAGGCATTACTGGTTTTATAATTGGCCTAGTGCTCACCTTGCAGACCAGACCTACTTTGATCCAGTTTGGTGCAGTTTCTTGGATGCCAAACATGGTAGGGATTTCTATAGTACGGGAAGTAGGCCCTGTTATTACCGCTTTAATCTGTGCAGGTAGAATTGCATCGGGGATAGGGGCAGAATTAGGATCTATGCGGGTTACGGAACAAATAGACGCCATGGAAGTCTCTGGCACCAATCCCTTTAAATATTTGGTGGTTACACGGATATTAGCCACTACCCTAATGTTGCCCCTTCTTGTGGTTTTTGGGGATGTATTGGCACTGTACGGGTCCGCCTTGTTGGAAAATATAAAAGGAGGAGTTTCTTTTCAACTTTATTTTAATACTGTTTTTAACGCTTTAAGCTTTTCCGATCTGGTACCGGCAACCATAAAATCCGTTTTTTTTGGATTTATCATTGGATTGGTGGGCTGCTATAAGGGCTATTACTGTAAAAAAGGAACGGCAGGCGTTGGGGTGGCAGCCAACACAGCAGTAGTCATGGCATCCTTGCTGTTGTTCTTTGTCGATTTTATTGCGGTAATTATTGCCGATATTTTTTATGAACTATAA
- a CDS encoding ABC transporter ATP-binding protein: protein MENQDQIKPSALKNDSRKAVIEIRDLRKSFGDNHVLNGFNMTLREGGNLVIMGKSGSGKSVMIKCVVGLVKPDSGMVKILGKEINNLDRGAMDELRSDIGFLFQGSALYDSMTVRENLEFPMRRHKKKLGVIKDTEPLVLEALENVGLAHTMDLMPSELSGGMKRRVALARTLILKPKVILYDEPTSGLDPITSKEIIELMHSIQKKYGTSSLIITHDVDCARVISERMILLVDGINYAEGTYAELSQSTDPKVEAFFKK from the coding sequence ATGGAAAATCAAGATCAAATAAAACCTTCAGCATTAAAAAATGACTCTAGAAAAGCGGTCATAGAAATCCGGGATCTTCGCAAAAGTTTTGGGGATAACCATGTGTTGAACGGATTTAATATGACCTTGCGGGAAGGCGGTAATTTGGTAATCATGGGGAAATCTGGTTCCGGAAAATCCGTGATGATCAAATGTGTTGTAGGCTTGGTGAAGCCCGATAGCGGCATGGTAAAAATATTGGGTAAGGAAATAAATAATTTGGACCGTGGGGCAATGGATGAATTACGATCGGATATTGGATTTCTCTTTCAGGGAAGTGCACTCTACGATTCCATGACAGTCCGTGAAAATCTAGAATTCCCCATGCGTAGGCACAAAAAAAAGTTGGGGGTAATCAAGGATACGGAACCGTTGGTTTTGGAAGCTTTGGAAAATGTGGGTCTGGCCCATACTATGGACCTGATGCCCTCCGAACTATCTGGCGGTATGAAAAGAAGGGTCGCCTTGGCACGTACCCTGATCTTAAAACCAAAAGTAATCCTCTATGACGAACCTACCAGTGGCCTAGACCCTATAACTTCTAAAGAGATTATAGAACTAATGCATTCCATACAGAAGAAATACGGCACTTCTTCCCTGATTATTACTCATGATGTGGATTGTGCCCGGGTTATATCCGAGCGGATGATCCTTTTGGTAGATGGTATTAATTACGCCGAGGGCACCTATGCCGAACTATCACAATCCACTGACCCTAAGGTAGAAGCTTTTTTTAAAAAATAG
- a CDS encoding MlaD family protein: MAKTKLENLKLGIFVVFGAALLVVAAYLIGNKQNMFGKTIPISAIFKNANGIQTGNNVRFSGINVGTVKKIEMINDTTIRIHMIVEEKIQNHIKKDAVATIGSDGLVGSMLINIVPGDGTATPIAPGDELQSLSKVATQDMLNTLSLTNENAALLTEDLLKVSRSLTQGKGTFGRLLNDTLMAEDLYQTITNLKHTSRQANIMITEMNSLVHQIDLENSTAGILLKDSISGNRMRSIIANLENSSLEIQNMSLNLNSVIGEFKQGKGAINYLASDTTLVHQLETTMENVTKGVQNFNEVTEALKHNFLTRRYFRKLEKEQQKEVKKAEE, from the coding sequence ATGGCAAAAACAAAATTGGAGAATTTAAAACTCGGAATATTCGTGGTCTTTGGTGCAGCTTTGTTGGTTGTAGCGGCCTATTTAATTGGAAATAAGCAGAATATGTTTGGAAAAACAATTCCGATAAGCGCTATTTTTAAAAATGCAAACGGAATTCAAACGGGGAACAATGTCCGTTTTTCTGGTATCAATGTGGGCACTGTAAAAAAAATAGAAATGATAAATGATACCACCATCCGGATACACATGATCGTTGAAGAAAAAATACAGAATCATATTAAGAAAGATGCTGTAGCAACTATTGGTTCCGACGGCCTTGTAGGTAGTATGCTCATCAACATTGTTCCGGGGGATGGAACGGCGACCCCAATAGCCCCAGGGGACGAGTTGCAGTCTTTAAGTAAGGTTGCCACCCAAGACATGCTCAACACACTTAGTCTGACCAATGAAAATGCCGCTTTGTTAACCGAAGACCTTTTAAAGGTATCCCGATCATTGACCCAAGGAAAAGGCACTTTTGGAAGGTTACTAAATGATACCTTAATGGCAGAAGATTTGTATCAGACCATTACCAATTTAAAACATACCAGCAGACAGGCCAATATAATGATTACCGAAATGAATTCGCTTGTACATCAGATCGACCTAGAGAACAGTACTGCCGGGATACTCTTAAAAGATTCTATTTCTGGGAATAGGATGCGAAGTATAATTGCCAATCTGGAAAATTCGAGTCTAGAGATTCAAAATATGTCCTTGAACTTAAATTCGGTGATCGGGGAGTTTAAACAAGGGAAAGGGGCCATTAATTATTTGGCATCGGATACGACTTTGGTACACCAATTGGAAACCACCATGGAGAATGTCACCAAAGGGGTCCAAAATTTTAATGAGGTAACCGAAGCCTTAAAGCACAATTTCTTGACCAGAAGGTATTTTAGAAAGTTGGAAAAGGAACAGCAAAAAGAGGTAAAGAAAGCAGAGGAGTAG
- a CDS encoding ABC transporter permease, which produces MKQFIHLVKEEFRRIFSNDVVVAIFFGAPILYGLMFGFVYQQAKVLDLPIVIIDQDSSPASDMVIDAFDDNEVLLISDIRPIAGNIAQEMPYMGYAAVITIPSNFEADLLQKRYPEIRVDLNMGNILNANTASVNIQSVLMTLNAGIEISGLQRQGLAPDVAAKSYEPFKINFNKLYNSTGNYVSFMLPGLLGGIMQQVIFLAMALVFARDFEDGYFSKLIDVNRWSIYHVALKSVPFLLFIPVMWLIVSRFIPFFNIDADIYNPAMFILVALLSIASMMIGMLFSVMIPNQLKATELLMVISTPAFVLSGFTWPTMAMPDAIAHIAQYIPLTQFLSGFRKVAVYGGGIDAIMPEIKWLVMIALVCFVAILIALQTKIGWKLKKQD; this is translated from the coding sequence ATGAAGCAATTTATCCATTTGGTAAAAGAGGAGTTCCGCCGCATATTTTCCAACGATGTGGTGGTGGCTATATTTTTTGGGGCGCCCATTTTGTATGGACTTATGTTTGGCTTTGTTTATCAGCAAGCAAAAGTATTGGACCTCCCCATTGTGATCATCGATCAGGACAGCAGTCCTGCTTCAGACATGGTGATAGATGCCTTTGACGATAATGAAGTCTTATTGATAAGTGACATTAGGCCCATTGCTGGAAATATTGCCCAAGAGATGCCTTATATGGGCTATGCGGCAGTCATTACCATCCCGTCTAATTTTGAAGCGGACCTGCTTCAAAAACGGTATCCCGAAATTAGGGTCGACCTAAATATGGGGAATATCCTGAACGCTAATACCGCCAGTGTAAACATCCAATCCGTACTTATGACCTTAAATGCGGGAATCGAAATATCGGGCCTACAGCGGCAGGGACTTGCCCCTGATGTTGCTGCCAAATCCTATGAGCCGTTTAAAATCAATTTTAATAAGCTTTACAATTCCACAGGCAACTACGTAAGTTTTATGCTCCCTGGGCTATTGGGCGGTATAATGCAACAGGTTATTTTCTTGGCTATGGCCCTAGTCTTTGCCAGGGATTTTGAAGACGGATATTTTTCCAAACTAATAGACGTAAACCGCTGGTCCATTTACCATGTAGCGCTAAAATCGGTTCCATTCCTATTATTTATACCGGTGATGTGGCTTATTGTTAGTCGGTTTATCCCTTTCTTTAATATAGATGCCGATATTTATAATCCTGCTATGTTCATATTGGTAGCCTTACTAAGTATAGCTTCTATGATGATCGGGATGTTATTTTCCGTGATGATCCCCAACCAACTAAAAGCAACCGAGCTGTTAATGGTAATTTCCACTCCGGCTTTTGTGTTAAGTGGATTTACTTGGCCTACCATGGCGATGCCAGATGCAATAGCCCATATAGCACAATACATTCCATTGACCCAATTCTTAAGCGGATTTAGGAAAGTAGCGGTTTATGGTGGCGGGATAGATGCTATTATGCCAGAAATAAAATGGCTAGTTATGATCGCCCTTGTCTGTTTTGTAGCCATCTTGATTGCCCTACAGACTAAAATTGGGTGGAAATTAAAAAAACAAGATTAA
- a CDS encoding HlyD family secretion protein — MYKSILIGCFATVFLFGCNRNNEITDLRGKVKFETISVSSKLAGRIAEVYVTEGQNVKQGDTLALIDVPEIGAKLFQADGALLAAQGQLNMAHNGATTEQLEQIKSQVQASKAQLKFAVESLKRITAMYKDSLVTAQMFEETQMKVDMARAQLSAMEAKQQEVKIGTRQELLAQAKGQLDRAQGAKNEVLIAADEKYIIAPTDMSIETITLNQGELASPGYTLFNGYQTNTVYYRFTVSESKIYDYKIGQTLTVLNPYTKEESPSKITAIKQLPRYADITSTSPLYKLDEAIYELKLIPEDTSQKQQFFINATVLLK, encoded by the coding sequence ATGTATAAATCAATATTAATAGGATGTTTTGCCACCGTATTTTTATTCGGCTGCAACCGTAACAACGAAATTACCGACCTGAGGGGAAAAGTTAAGTTTGAGACCATCTCTGTCAGCAGTAAGCTTGCAGGACGTATAGCTGAAGTATATGTTACCGAGGGACAGAATGTAAAGCAGGGAGACACCTTGGCACTGATAGATGTACCCGAAATAGGTGCAAAGCTTTTTCAAGCAGATGGTGCATTGCTGGCCGCCCAAGGACAATTAAACATGGCCCATAACGGAGCTACTACAGAACAATTAGAACAGATAAAGAGTCAGGTACAGGCCAGTAAGGCGCAATTAAAATTTGCGGTGGAATCCCTAAAACGGATAACTGCCATGTACAAGGATTCATTGGTCACCGCCCAAATGTTTGAGGAAACACAAATGAAGGTAGATATGGCAAGGGCACAGCTCAGTGCCATGGAAGCCAAGCAACAAGAAGTTAAGATAGGGACACGCCAAGAACTTTTGGCACAGGCCAAGGGACAATTGGATAGGGCCCAAGGCGCCAAAAACGAAGTGCTGATAGCTGCCGATGAAAAATACATCATCGCACCTACCGATATGTCTATAGAAACCATTACCCTGAACCAAGGAGAACTGGCCAGCCCGGGATATACCTTGTTTAATGGGTACCAGACCAATACCGTATACTATAGGTTTACGGTTAGCGAATCTAAAATTTATGACTATAAGATTGGGCAAACCCTTACCGTATTAAATCCGTATACCAAGGAAGAGAGTCCGTCTAAAATTACAGCTATAAAACAATTGCCTAGGTACGCAGACATTACCAGTACCTCTCCTTTATACAAACTAGACGAGGCTATTTACGAGCTAAAATTGATTCCTGAAGATACATCGCAAAAGCAGCAGTTCTTTATCAACGCAACCGTACTTCTTAAATAA